AATGTTTCCATAGACGAACTTAACCACGCTCTGGATATAACCAAAGATGACAGCACAAAAGAAGAACAAGAAATATTAAAAGGCATTGTAAACTTTGGAACGCTTTCAGTGAAGCAAGTAATGACAGTAAGGCTGGATATCACTTGTATCGCCACTGACTCCAATTTCAAAGAATTGATAAAACTCATCAAAGAAACATCATTTTCAAGAATACCAGTATATCAAGACAGCATCGACAAAATCGAAGGCATTCTTTACGTAAAAGATCTGCTTCCGCACTTGGACAAGGATGAAAATTTCAATTGGAAAGAACTACTGCGTCCAACATATTTTGTTCCTGAGACAAAGAAAATCGATGTTCTCCTCAAAGAGTTTCAAAATAAAAGAGTCCATATGGCCATTGTTGTTGATGAATATGGCGGAACTTCAGGTCTTATTACGATGGAAGACATCTTAGAAGAAATCGTAGGAGAAATCAACGACGAATTCGATATTCCTGAGGAAGAAGGGTATAGTAAAGTAAACGATAATACTTTTATTTTTGATGCTAAAACCTCTTTGAACGATTTCTGCAAACTATCCAATATTGACACTGAAACGTTCGAGGATGTAAAAGGAGAAAGCGAATCTTTGGGCGGCTTGCTTTTGGAAATCAATCATGTGATTCCATCGGCTGGCACTCAGATTATCTACAAGGAGTTCACGTTCACAGTAATCAATTCCGACAAGAAAAGATTGAGAAAAATAAAGGTGAATATCAATCGATAATCAACCAAATGCTAAATATTAGCGCAAAGCTAAATCACTAATTAATTTGATTTTGTCAAAAATGATTGTTATCATGGTGATTCGGTCTGCTGAAATTTATATATTTCGAAAGACCGAACAAATACACAATCAAAACCACAGCAAATGCCGAAAATTGACAAATATCTTTCTGTGCTTATAGCCATTGTTTTCATCATGATTAACGCTTGCGGTTCCAAAGACTATTATCCAAAACCTAAAGGCTATAATAGAATTGAACTGCCAGAGCATGCCTATAAGCATATGCCCGATACATTGCCGTATAAATTCGAAATATCAAATCAGGCTCAGTTGATCAAAGATTCTTCTTGGAACACTCAGCCCTATTGGACAATCTTAAGCTACCCGGAACACAAAGCAATGGTGGAATTCACTTATTACCCTGTAAATGATGATGAAAAATTTCTTAGGTCAATCATTACAGATGCTTATACGCTAACGTCAAAGCATCAAGTGAAAGCCTCGGCTATAGAAGAATCCATCGTGCAAACGCCTAATGGCAAAACAGCCTCTATTTCAGAGCTTGAAGGCGAAGTTCCTAGCCAAGTACAGTTCTTTGTCACTGATTCCAGCAAGCATTTCCTGAGAGGAGCTCTGTATTTTCAGACTTCCACGAAAAACGATTCTTTAGCTCCAGTAATTAATTATATCAAAAAAGATATTTTACACTTGCTAAATACGTTACAATGGAAAGAAGAGTATGCGACAACTTCATAAGTTGAACGATTTCGATCTTTAACTCGACCAAACGCATATACTCACTAACATTAGCTTATCTGAAAAATCGCGGAAATGAATCATCATTTTTTCGAAACCAAAATTGAATTTCTCAAAGGAGTCGGCCCAAAAAAAGCCAGCGTTCTTAACAAAGAAGCTGGCATATTCACTTACGGAGACCTTTTGCAATACTTTCCATTCAGGCATGAGGATCGGAGCCAATTTCACAAAGTGAGAGACATCAATGAACAAATGCCTTATATCCAACTTAAAGGGACATTCAAAAGCCTTCAAACGTATGGTGACGGACACAAGAAAAGATTGGTAGGCCAATTTCATGACGATTCCGGAAGCATAGAAGTTGTATGGTTCAAGGGTATAAAATGGATCAGCCAAAAAATAGCTGTCGGCATACCATACACTATCTTTGGCAAACCCAATGTATACGGCAGTAAAATCAATCTATCCCACCCAGAAGTAGAGGAAATCAATCCTAATGCCTCAAACCAGAACTCACCAGCTTTAAGTCCTGTCTATAATACGACCGAAAGGATGAAAAATGCTTTTCTGGATAGCAAGGCTATAGGAAAATTAACAGAAGCGCTACTATCCATCATGGATGGATCTGTCGAAGAAAATCTACCTGAAGGATTATTGCAGCATTTTAACCTGATTGAAAGAAGTGTCGCTCTAAAAAACATGCATCATCCCAGCTCGATCAATTGGTTGAATGCTGCCAAAAGCAGATTGAAGTTTGAAGAACTATTCTTTATTCAACTGCAAATTCTTAAGCTTAAACTTTTCAAAAGCACAAATTACAAGGGGCAGTCTTTGCCGGAAACGCATATGCTCAATGATTTTTATAAAAATCACCTGCCTTTTGAATTAACAGGAGCTCAAAAAAGAGTTATCAGGGAAGCTTACGAAGATATGAAATCCAACAAGCAAATGAATCGTTTGATTCAAGGAGATGTTGGTAGTGGTAAAACGATGGTTGCTTTTATTTGCATGCTAATAGCGGCAAGCAATAAAAGCCAATCATGCTTAATGGCTCCTACTGAAATTTTAGCAGGTCAACATTATGAAGGGCTTAAGGAGTTTTCTAAAAAACTTGGACTGAATATCGCCTTGCTTACTGGCTCTACCCGAAAAAAAGAGAGAGACCAAATACATACTGCTCTTGAATCCGGCACGCTTAACATACTTATTGGAACTCACGCCCTATTGGAAGACAAAGTCAAATTTCAAAATCTAGGTCTAGCTGTCATAGATGAACAACATAGATTTGGAGTTGCTCAACGTGCAAAATTGTGGTCAAAAAACAAAGATTTTTATCCTCATATGCTCGTTATGACAGCCACTCCAATACCGAGGACACTCGCCATGACAATGTATGGGGATTTGGATGTTTCCATTATAGACGAACTTCCCGCAGGCAGGAAGCCTATCCTTACCCAACATATGCATGATAAGCATCGACTAAAAATAAACTCGTTTATAAAAAGCGAAATAAAAAAAGGCCGTCAAATCTACATCGTTTATCCGCTTATAGAAGAAAACGAAAAATTAGGACTTAAAGATCTGATGGATGGTTACGAAAGCGCTTCCCGAGCATTTCCCGAGCACCATTTGAGTATAGTCCATGGCAAGATGAAGCCTGATGCTAAAGAATTTGAAATGCAACGTTTTCTGAAAGGCGAAACACAAATCATGGTAGCAACGACAGTCATAGAAGTAGGAGTAAACGTTCCCAATGCATCAGTCATGGTCATTGAAAACTCTGAAAGATTTGGCTTGGCCCAGCTTCATCAATTGAGAGGCAGAGTGGGTAGAGGCGCCGAGCAATCTTATTGCATACTAGTTTCCAAAGAAAAACTGAGCAAAGAAGGTAAAATCCGAATGGAAACAATGGTTCGCACCAATAATGGTTTTGAAATTGCGGACACAGACCTAAAACTCAGAGGGCCAGGTGACTTATCAGGTACCCAACAGAGCGGAATCATGGATTTGCTTGTCGCGGATATCGTCGAAGACTCTGATATTTTAAAAGCGGCAAGGAAATCAGCACAACACATTTTAACTAAAGACCCTGAGTTATCTTCGCCACAAAACTCTCCAATCAAAAAGCATATTGACAGAAAAACCAATAATAGCGTCAACTGGAGCAGAATTAGTTAATCTACATCACCCAGTTCGTTAACACATGTTCGGACAGCTCCACACCATACTGTACGCCTAACGGAATGATAAAATCATTGAATTGATAACGTTCTTCATGAGGAATGAAATTCACACCATTGCCAATGCCTACAAATACTCCGGGTGTATTTGACAAGTAAGAATTGAAATCTTCGCTATATGCCGAAATTTTTGGTTCATGAAGAATTTTGTCTTCCTCTACCACCATGCGAGCTATAGACTTGGCTTCTCTTTGAGCTACTTCCAAATTTTCTCCCTCAAGGTCTACATCCTCAATCACTATAGTACCTATTCCAAAAGGCACATTATGCAAGCCAAAAATAAAGTCCAGTGAATATTTCGACAACAGCCATTTTTGAAACGAAGCTTCTTTTAACTCCGAACTTATATCCTCCGATGATTGAAATATAAAATACAATGTGCCATCAAACTCCTTGTGCAATGCCATGTAACGTGCGATTCCCAGAAGAATAGTCATGTCACCATCATGCCCCGCTTTATGATTTAACTTTTCGCCATCAAAATATGCGTTTATGGCAACTCTCAAAGCAAGGCTTCTATGCGAAGCTCCCTTTTTCATAATCCCAACAACACCTGCGGAACCTGAAGTTCTATCGACTTCCATTCCAAAGCTTTTCAATTTATCTTCAAGAAAATTAGTAGTATTTAATTCATGAGATGATGACTCAGGCATTTTATTAAGCTCTTTCCTCCATGAGATGA
The Aureibacter tunicatorum DNA segment above includes these coding regions:
- the gldE gene encoding gliding motility-associated protein GldE; this translates as METTFANLDDPYPSILSAILLSATDYPLFFYGTNALIFIILLTLSFLVSGSEVAFFSLSPDQVEQCKNSNSSSDKMISNLLEKPKRLLATILILNNLINIAIVTLSTIVIWNVTGTKDGSDFFVFLLQTVIVTILILFFGEVIPKNYALFNSLNFAKIMGKPLAWSATFLKPLSWSLMTLSNIIERRVEKKGYNVSIDELNHALDITKDDSTKEEQEILKGIVNFGTLSVKQVMTVRLDITCIATDSNFKELIKLIKETSFSRIPVYQDSIDKIEGILYVKDLLPHLDKDENFNWKELLRPTYFVPETKKIDVLLKEFQNKRVHMAIVVDEYGGTSGLITMEDILEEIVGEINDEFDIPEEEGYSKVNDNTFIFDAKTSLNDFCKLSNIDTETFEDVKGESESLGGLLLEINHVIPSAGTQIIYKEFTFTVINSDKKRLRKIKVNINR
- the gldD gene encoding gliding motility lipoprotein GldD; translated protein: MPKIDKYLSVLIAIVFIMINACGSKDYYPKPKGYNRIELPEHAYKHMPDTLPYKFEISNQAQLIKDSSWNTQPYWTILSYPEHKAMVEFTYYPVNDDEKFLRSIITDAYTLTSKHQVKASAIEESIVQTPNGKTASISELEGEVPSQVQFFVTDSSKHFLRGALYFQTSTKNDSLAPVINYIKKDILHLLNTLQWKEEYATTS
- the recG gene encoding ATP-dependent DNA helicase RecG, whose protein sequence is MNHHFFETKIEFLKGVGPKKASVLNKEAGIFTYGDLLQYFPFRHEDRSQFHKVRDINEQMPYIQLKGTFKSLQTYGDGHKKRLVGQFHDDSGSIEVVWFKGIKWISQKIAVGIPYTIFGKPNVYGSKINLSHPEVEEINPNASNQNSPALSPVYNTTERMKNAFLDSKAIGKLTEALLSIMDGSVEENLPEGLLQHFNLIERSVALKNMHHPSSINWLNAAKSRLKFEELFFIQLQILKLKLFKSTNYKGQSLPETHMLNDFYKNHLPFELTGAQKRVIREAYEDMKSNKQMNRLIQGDVGSGKTMVAFICMLIAASNKSQSCLMAPTEILAGQHYEGLKEFSKKLGLNIALLTGSTRKKERDQIHTALESGTLNILIGTHALLEDKVKFQNLGLAVIDEQHRFGVAQRAKLWSKNKDFYPHMLVMTATPIPRTLAMTMYGDLDVSIIDELPAGRKPILTQHMHDKHRLKINSFIKSEIKKGRQIYIVYPLIEENEKLGLKDLMDGYESASRAFPEHHLSIVHGKMKPDAKEFEMQRFLKGETQIMVATTVIEVGVNVPNASVMVIENSERFGLAQLHQLRGRVGRGAEQSYCILVSKEKLSKEGKIRMETMVRTNNGFEIADTDLKLRGPGDLSGTQQSGIMDLLVADIVEDSDILKAARKSAQHILTKDPELSSPQNSPIKKHIDRKTNNSVNWSRIS
- a CDS encoding M20/M25/M40 family metallo-hydrolase; translated protein: MKDQEKPQINNDIISMHEELISWRKELNKMPESSSHELNTTNFLEDKLKSFGMEVDRTSGSAGVVGIMKKGASHRSLALRVAINAYFDGEKLNHKAGHDGDMTILLGIARYMALHKEFDGTLYFIFQSSEDISSELKEASFQKWLLSKYSLDFIFGLHNVPFGIGTIVIEDVDLEGENLEVAQREAKSIARMVVEEDKILHEPKISAYSEDFNSYLSNTPGVFVGIGNGVNFIPHEERYQFNDFIIPLGVQYGVELSEHVLTNWVM